The following coding sequences are from one Bacteroidota bacterium window:
- the rpsO gene encoding 30S ribosomal protein S15: MYLTADVKKDIFKKHGKSEKDTGTPESQIALFTHRIDHLTGHLSKARKDVNTQKSLINLVSKRKRLLNYLKANDIERYRAILKKLDIRK; the protein is encoded by the coding sequence ATGTATTTAACAGCAGACGTAAAGAAGGATATCTTTAAAAAACACGGCAAATCAGAAAAAGACACAGGTACTCCTGAATCTCAAATTGCTTTGTTTACCCACAGAATAGACCATTTAACAGGTCATTTATCTAAGGCGCGTAAAGACGTAAACACACAAAAATCTCTTATAAATTTAGTAAGCAAAAGAAAAAGACTTTTGAATTATCTAAAAGCTAACGATATTGAAAGATACCGTGCTATCCTTAAAAAATTAGACATTAGAAAATAA